The following DNA comes from Bombus affinis isolate iyBomAffi1 unplaced genomic scaffold, iyBomAffi1.2 ctg00000059.1, whole genome shotgun sequence.
tcttacgatttctcttcaaactttgaaaatttggattcaaattaacgcgatatagtatcatttacatgtacagtttagttgataacaaactaacagcaaacaaagcaatgtttatcgatgttttacgaaatttatttattacacgacttatatttgtgtgactttttcttcgtaatttcgtaattgattgttattctgggtgtttagatatttttcattctgtccacagtttccactcggtcgtatcttcctttcgttaacaaactttctcgagtttgaggaaaatatgagagaaccgttactttatatgcaagtttccttcttcgaacgttaaaagttcgaaattttcttcaagcatcaggagtattttcatttgtcgaaacgaggacgaaattggggtataaaacttggcgagcgctgcagcatcgagaattaatgatattgtgcttcaacttaatttatcgccatgaaaatgctggtctgcacttagtcgaccacgaacttttactatttcggactttttcctcctaatattttatattgggttggcaactaagtggttgcggattttatcattaggtggcactgacaaaatccgcaatcacttagttgccaacccaatattatcgttccatctgaaacttctattatttaaagcatcgtattaaaccttgtgtccgagtacaatgtttccagtaatattatacaggttggttggtaactggtggtacaaacggaaagggggtgattctacgcgaaaaagaagtcgaaaatatagaataaaaatttttcgtttgaggcttcgttttcgagaaaatcgactttgaattttcgctcggtacgcgtgcactttatcacgtctcgttataacggacctcactgtacatcgttgtctcgatggatattatcgcagtttaagtttgtttttgccgtaacggaaaattaggaatacataatgaaataacatgaagtaatcataaagtttattgttacaaaaattgctgaaagtgttgcccattctgtccaacacatacttctgctcttctaattaaatttctatgaacactttctaacgcattcgtttgttttaaagtatgaaaggctacaataatcttttctttcaattgctcgaaaataaaacctcgaacgaaaaatttttattctatattttcgacttcttttttcgcgtagaatcacccccttcccgcttgtaccaccagttaccaaccaccctgtatgttgggttgtccggaaagtgtctttctttcaaagagacgtctttttcaacgacgcatctttatacaaacataaaacctaatctgtcgaacattgtgatctttagtttgataaaacaaaacggatcataggtaattcgataaaataatataaaacggaaaatgtgcatccattatttccttatggaacgaaagaaacttttcggactacctaatagtttcgtattgccataaacggagaaaattcgaattttctaagtaacgtaaactaaaactcgaaattcgttaaagtaaaattgaggaaaaatcaaatattgtgcatagtaactttctaaatttttatgtacaatgttcgtcgtaataatatcaacgatagaatataatcagaagagtacgcgtgcgataaattcgatcgtgcgtttaaaaagaaataaatgaaaatttcaataagaacgtagttggcgatttaatagaatttcaatagaatttcaataatggacaagaatttcgttatttgtccggtaacgtcgttgtgtccattttcgtaaaagccagattacgattgcacgtttttctcgattcgaagcttcgtcgagtttaatccggcgaccggtttaggctacagtatgtttcaaatttccagccctttgtatgcagaaaaatcattcgacccgattaaccgcgtgaaatgtagaagttcactgattcagcgaacgaaaataaatcgcatgtaatattaaatcgatatcgtcgacctgagggcgaactttctctttggaatctcgtatcttggacacgtcgaatcaaactttcgaaattcgatatttccaccgattcaatgctactcgtatgactttgatatttgtcgatacagcccggtacacgtgtaacgacatttgcgatttcgacgcatggaaaatccgtctcgtaaaatgtgcgctagcctgtgctgagctggtgaatgattgccacgttagaacgaagtagcttcaataaataattgatatgcagcgaaataaagaaagttgtggcaaagtaaaaattttaatgtaaatctttcgatggattcaaaggcgtaataaaaaaaggtaataaaaagatttcgaagcagaactagattatttgaaattctctgacgaaaatgatacgatagaaggtcctttagtgcggaaattacgttacagaattttttcgaatggaaagaacacaatgtagttatcgattttgaagaacgttccataaaatattgagttacttaagctgcttatattttgatttttgaaaataagcaaacgcgtattgtttatcattttattgttaacttatttattccatcttttctattattcgttatttaatattaaaaattacacttattttcttaaagttgattcatataattatcatgctttcctttatgaattaattgaatgttaacgcgtcgcgtaatttataagtattaagaaaaatcgtttattcgagtacattattcacctggtgtaatgtcactctattaagaagcacgaaagaatatattcttgttcgatttatcacgaaaaataaaatcttgcacgtgtgtacaagctgttggtttcatccaaaaactacgacgcatgggatagagaaacagatatatatgcaaatgcacgtaatatataagagaaaaacgtatgtacgagtccataaatcgaagtacgaactgaagagggaaatttaaattttatcgaaaattctacttctaatcgacgtctgcgtaagatacgaggactagctgttggcgagatacggaagcaatttgtaggttcgattttaacgtctaataacttccaatggctgtctgatatccgcacggtaacatttccaacgaaataacgagagcgattcgcaaaagaaaatatcgactcgcaacattcgttctgggcacgtgctgcgtgagcgcgtctgcgtaatccgtttttaacgggcgaaaaagtcagtgttattgctaaaacgaacgtactaggaaaaaagtagcgaagcgtagaactttaaaaataaaacaacatttttccacgttatattccttctgatatttacgaagccttcgtgtgccaaaagaatctgacattctaatgtgacaataaacaggaaatcttttaagcaaaaagaaaaaaaaaatacatatatctcgagttctcattgggattaggggcgtgtaacgaatcttcatttagattaaccattgttgttatacgatatgcatgatatttactggtaccgatatgattacagtaccgatatggtacagagtttgacaagtaaccgtggcaattagatactcgagatgccaatgacaatgatcttaggttcaataacgaatccacggtcaaagggataacaaatacgtcttcttccaaagtctaagtcgtactgagcttacttgtccacaattcaagtgtaactcaacttacttgtctacgatataaatagaactcaacttacttgtctacagtataagtagaactccctcagtccaaatggaactgcacttatatactcgtctctgtacccctcgggtcaactatatttttaaggagatctatacaattactccatagctttgttaggtaaaaacgtccatgccatgaccgtggctacgtttagcgaccagttgtgtcacttcgagcccaagcctactgtcataaatctcgggtaaacatagtcggattaaatcataaacaactacttctgagttttattatttaagtgcagctataataaaaagtctagactaaagtattgggggtcttcccaaaaattccaaaagaaaggctccgatgtccttttatctccaacatgtatataggagaaataaaatagtatagtaattttttaattgcacactaaattagtattaaattccatacgatattttcaaagatcttgtatctttgaatctatcagatttgtttttagatacaaaagaaaattaataaaaatgtgatttatttttattcattcttttgtactgttcgatcgttctccactatgatacggtttcaacgaagaaacgttttatttatgttcaagtgagaatttacctaaatcaagatgagaagcccgaatgtgaatgtgacggcaaactatggcgagcttcaaatcgtcatagaggaaagcacatcgggcgaagaggaagaggaagggcgaaggaacgagtcgcctccgcgtggcatggataatgtatgtttttttttctttttatttattagaatatttacaatcaattctcgttgagaattttcagtaacttagtttggcgtgatacaatgacatggattataatagttttatattgttggttctagtagaaactaaggatttaatctagagggtattttctttttagtctgcggatctggtccgtcgtgtccagtagttgggtgactagtgggttgtggtggttgttgactcttgtgttatatctgcttctgaacttgtgtatttcatctttgactgtagatattttgaggtcgcggtggattgtttcgttggtaacataccagggtgcatttaatagggatcttagcgttttcgattggaagcgttggagtatttcaatgttggaattacttgctgttccccatagttggattccgtaggtccagacaggttttattacggccttgtagagggttattttgttctgtatgtttagtttggagcgtcggcccgtgagccaatagaattttcttaatttttcctttagttgctttgttttttccgagatatgttttttccaagttagcctgctgtccagggtcatgcccaggtatcttacggagtccttgcttgggattattgcgttgttaatggtgacctgggggcaggtttgttttcggagagtgaaggttacatgggaggatttttttcgtttattttaaaaccccatttttggaataacttttccatggagtcgagactttgctggagagtggatgaggcaattgccgggtctacgtgggtagctaatagtgctgtgtcgtcggcaatgttgctattgttacctcgtttgatataggtaagtcggcagtgtagatggagaacagtaggggtccgaggacactaccttggggtatgccggattctattgggaatgttgcggaagaggcgcctaggcatttaactatgaattgtcagttggttaggtaggattttaagatggagtagcatggatggggtaggatctttttgatcttgtagagtagcccttcataccatactttgtcgaatgcctgttggatgtctaggaataccgctgaacagtattttttcttttcaagggtttggctgatcatgtggattatgcagtggatttgctctactgttgagtgttgttttcggaagccgatttggtggtctgggagtgttttcaattcttctaggagtgggaggagacgattcctgagcattctctcgaatagtttagacagggtaggtaaaagactgattgggcgataggaggtggtttcatattttggtttaccgggtttagggatgagggtgattagtgagattttccaagccttggaaaagtgttgaaggcggaggatagcgttaaagattgatgcgacgagtgcaatcccttttatgggaagttccttgattgctttatttcctattaggtcgtgacctgctgctttcttggggtttagccgactgattgcttgtataatctctgcagaagtgatgggctcaataggaggggacatttggaagggagtgtgcaggtattcggtaacgtctgcagcagctacggaggaatggagtttgaatacttcagacaagtgtttggcaaataggttggctttttctataaggctacgcgcccatccgccttgcgggcggcggattggaggtattatttgtggggggcgcgtgagtttcctggaggccttccatagtgagtagttggagtcggctgtgggggacaagctggcgagatatttgtgaaaacagtcattattgtagttttttatggttttggatagttttctagttgcgttgtttagtttgcgtttgtcctccggtgttctatgggtctgccatactcttcttagtctacgtttttctgctattttttttaatatgtactggggatattcgtgtttgctgatggacgttattgccggtgtggagaagcggatagcgtttattatgctcgtgtttaggtattccgtggctgcttcgatttcttcgttggtttttagtgaagttgaggctgaagttgtgtgtgtgaagatttctctaaagagctgccagttggtgtgttggttatgaatggagccattaggtgtattctcgatgatagttgaactgactgttactatcacgggggaatgatcagaggagagatcagccgaggaattgatttggacgtgtcttgacgagatatttttagttatgatgaaatcaaggagatcgggtattttgtttgtgtcggtgggccagtgtgtgggttcgtatgtggtaaggtagttgaggttattggttattatgctgttgaggaggtttttacctcttactgtaactagtctgctgccccattgggtgtgtttggcgttgtagtctcctccggctatgaatctattgcccagggtgtccaggaagttgtcgaagttttctttggcgatggagtgtctgggagggcagtatacagctgaagtggtgattgtaccatgacagtcttctattgctacgtttgttgcttggaggtagtctttctggaatggtggaagttcgtagtgcttgatgtttgatttgattatgattccggtgccgccgtgggcctttccgctggggtgttgtgtgtggtagaagttgtagccgtgtattttgacgtagtttttgtcggtgaagtgggtttaggatatgagcatcacatcgatttgctgttgttttaagaatagttctagttcaaatttgtgctgagctagaccgttggcgttccacagagctattcgcattggttttattttgcttctgtgcgtatgaatttgtccatgaagagtgtgagtagtgacagcaagttgttaatttgctcagtttgcttctcgataagtttttcgagtctggtaaagttgtctgtgttttgtggggtgggaattctattttctgtgtgtacaatgtgtgttttcgagttgtttacgtttccttgcgttgcctgcgcataggatactgttggtgtagtgagtttttggggtttaggttcttgtatggttatgtccttgggtctcagttttggatacactatattatgtagtgtttgtaggctgagcatcctttgtagttcgcaggatgctctccttgacagtggatacacttggcgggggtttccggggatttagtgcattggtcagtggggtgattacctgcacattttacgcaccggaagttatgattgcagtatttctgcatgtggccgtacctttgacaccttttgcattgtattatttctttctttacaagaggtggctcgaacttaactatggagttcatcagccgattgatgttgtagatttctttgttgtttgttttttgttttaagtctataaaaaataaggatagtgggttttttgtgattctatgcctaatgttgctgatgttagttacttcgtggccgtgatttaacagttcgcactttagttcgtctagatcggctgagtggtggatgttgcgtagcaccactcgaaatggtctttcttgttttagctggtatgtgtggaatttagcgtttaacgtttttaatagcttggttaactttctataggcgtctgggtgggtcggcagtattttcacgtggttattgttaatctttaacttgtagtcctctttgctgatgtctttttcgatagtcttaatcattgactgtatgtcgattacgtcgttaatgaatatcggtgggggagggggaattctttgagtatatagattatttaccttttcggttgtaatcatggagtcttccgtggactccagtattgaaaatctattgtaggtggtcacctggctggctgatggtttagtttgactcttgtttacatttgtcttggttggttcgagctttcgttttttcgtgtgatggtcgtttaccaggatagatgtgttgccctcttgccacgggggaggaaaaatggcggtgttataatttagctccggggagcctgttgggaatgatagagccatcatcgagctagttaattcagtgtgaaagaactagtcgagaggctgttaacccctggctaggttagttggattcgctttcgacagatgggcgtcacgtggaattttgtgaacttcacagggcactggacacacgtctgcacgtctcggcactcagcagcaaatggatggtcacgtgctgctttgtgaacattgccgggcactggacacacgtctgcacgcctcggcactcacgaacgaaccggataatgtatgtgataatgtatttttagtgtatcctgttagcttaacaaaacataacgttggtcaacgtttgcataatatatttaaagaaaaacattgatcgtactttctgatctgaaaaaatagctctgtttatacattatacattatacatgtgtatgggaattaactagtgtctatatagtttcacactgacaaaatagtttcgagttacttaaaaatagttgcttgattcaagcaactgtacgcgttaacaaaatagtttcaagtaacttgaaaatagttgcttgattcaggtaacttgaccaatctgaatcatcataaaaacttggaaggatatttcaagcaaaattacagattcacattggtaaaataataggttcacattgacaaaatggtttcgaattgcttgaattcaaatcgtttgacgaagcaacatgactaatctgaatagtttaattgtcatctttatccaagactcgcatagtcaatcgagccattcggaaatcacattgaccaactccaaaattgaaaagtagagaaaagtaattacaagtatcgcaagtggtgagacaatatgcgataaaagtgaaaagatgagcgtggcgttaaactctaaggaactagaggttttgtgagaatcaatcgtgtacttggacgatgaaattgcgaaattatgagattgtccaaagatgaagttggtcaatttgactttcgccaggctcgatcgtcactacgacagttctcgcgtatcgaaactatcttgatgtttgtgtggacaggtgagacgaatgagcgatcgtggcggagaaggatcgggacattcggtcgttacgatggaaacagagttaccgactttgtttggccgtcgcgaatcagtcgcctgttttccttttggaggcgtgacgaggatattaccaaatcgtcgagacccagcgtccagaatgtccgcaccaccgagcggtagaagaaatacgcactatcttcggttggacattatggacgacatcgcatacctaagagcgagggaggtaaggatctttcgtttatttttgttgaagtggtcaccacttctaggaaaactccacatctggtctttttagctttctcaagcgctgaagccatcgacagcatatagacaaaggaatagcagggaggcagacccaatacggtagacaggcgacgttggcttcggggttctcagtcataaagtaacactgctagcgtgcggatctggaccagctcaaattgtattcctgtatttcattattaagtcaaatatatactt
Coding sequences within:
- the LOC126926819 gene encoding uncharacterized protein LOC126926819, producing MRSPNVNVTANYGELQIVIEESTSGEEEEEGRRNESPPRGMDNVRRMSDRGGEGSGHSVVTMETELPTLFGRRESVACFPFGGVTRILPNRRDPASRMSAPPSGRRNTHYLRLDIMDDIAYLRARELSQALKPSTAYRQRNSREADPIR